ACACATACATGCACAACCCACTAGTTTATATTATCACATTAACTTTCACGGttttttaacatattaaaatgCCCCAGTCATCACAAGAGTTAGTAATATTCAAGAACTAaggttgcgcccctctacgcATTTTGATAGATACTTTAttactcatcaaaaaaatattcaataacTCCATCCTTTGGATTAGCATAAATAGATGAATGTGCTTTATGACATGCTAAGTGACATTCTTGAGATGCAAAATTGTACCTGGAAAGATagtattttttgtaatatatggTCAATTTCTGGCTTGAGTGAAGAGATAATTTGCTGAACTTTAACATCCTTGTGCATCAATATAAGGACAGAAACAATGGCGTTGATTCTACTTGAACAGTCTGTTGCATATTTAGGAGGAAAAAGCGACGAACTACTGTCAGTTATCAATGACCCCATCATCTTCAACACAAGATCCAGAAGTTTGCGACTTctatcaaagaagaaaaagcaagGTATGAGATAATAACGGAGTGTAGGAATGGAGACATTGGGCTCTTCATGATCCTCTTGAATGCACTGCATGTAAAGCAAAAACAATAAGAATTACTGGACCAAGTTTTGGAAAGAATCAAAATACTCAATAATAAGCTTTGTGATCTTGGGAAAAAATATGCACAAGCAAATacacattataattttttttgataagtagatcATACAAACTATGAGATTTACCACAACAAGATACCATTCGATATTAAAATCTGtattatcaatgaaaaaacTATAGGGATAATAGCTTTTGTAATTCTCCTCCTACATGAAAAGGTAGCATATTTCAGTTTTGCACATGCCATGAAACACTTCATTTACATAAAACACATTGAATTGCTTACAATAACCCTCTGAGGagaacagagaagaaaaaaataatgacttCCGCACTCCTTGAATAAATGAGTACCCAAAAACAAACCACTACAAGCACAATCAGGCAACATAAACTAAGTAATGCAGCGCCTACATaatgatctttttttatttaaaaaggaTGAAAAAAATACTACTTCAAACTAATCAAAGGCAGATATCAAACAAGATAAAATACTTacatgcacaacatcaatcaGATATCCTAAAAGGAAATTGCTTAGAGTAATAACACTTTGCTCAGAAAGTCTTGTGGGTTTGGAATCCAGCATAGCAAGCATTCTGAGCATCGCACAAGCATTGTCTAGAGGTGGCTTTAGTAACTGATAGGCAAACGTCACATCAAGAAGAAGTGTTAAGAACCAATCAACAATCAACAGATAAGCAAAGAACAAAAATTGTTCAAACAAAGCTCCATTTGTTTCGATGTAaagcggaaaacattttcttaaaaattgatttcctggaaaacattttccggtgTTTGGAGCGTacagaaaatcacaaatatttgttatatatattttttcattcaaccatattaaactttaaattacgaaaatgtctcgACCAAGTCCTGATGGTGACCTTGCCGGGTCCTAGCGGTTCCCAACCAAGTCCTGGCATTGTACTAACCGGATCCCGGCAGTGTCCCGGTCGATTCTCAACGGAGTCCTAATTGGGTTCCCGTGGTGTCCTAACCGGGTCCTAGTCGGGTCCCAACAGTGTCCTAGTCGAGCCCCGGCTGGTTCTGtcgatttgaaaatgagatgctcaaactcagaaaatggtttacggttttcaaaaatgaaaaccataTTCCGAAAACTAAAGAGGCTTTTTcggtcaaaccaaaaatattttccattgactatttttttttgtcgcACCAAACACCCGTAAAgacggaaaacatttttcagaaATCATTTTACTCCGAAACAACCGGAGCCTTAGTATTTCTTTCtataaatgataaataaaatatacaaacaaAGTTCTTGAgtataaaataaaggaaaaataaaaagtaacgTTCAAATTAAGAAAGTTTAGTCAACTTACTATCTGTTCAAGTGTTACTTTCTCTAGTATTTGAAAAACAAGAGAATTATCACCAATCTGCGACAGGTTTGAGCAAACAACATTGGTGAGTAACTTAAATGTTCCTCGGTTTCTGATCTTTGTATCACTCTCTAAAATAGAATACACGTTTCCTGCAAAGATCAAAATATCTTTTCAgattaaaataatcattaacCATGAGTCTGTGTAGAAGTAAATGAACTGGATCCCCACAGATAAAACAAGCTGCGCATAGTTGTCCAAGCATAAACTACTTTCAGCTTGTGATGCAGCGGCTTACCTACAGATGATATATTCCAACCCACATTTGGATGAAGCTTTTTAAAACTCAATCTTGTCATAGTTACTACTTTTGACAACTTTCTTTTCAATTATGagttattatttaataatctACAGCAAAAAATACAGGAACCCGCACACATGTATATTTGTTTATGGGTATACATGTATATACATAATAATCACCAGGAACATTAACTTCTGTGGAAACATTATTCAAATTCTTAATGAGTTTGCTTGCAAAAGAGAGATGTGAAGCATGCTGGATGAAAGTTTTCTATATCTACCGCTAAATGTACAAAGAAGGGTAAGGTTAATAAATGACACCCATCTGGACAGATAGGTAACCATATCTTGTCtggaaataataaacaaagatGAGTTCACCAAAGAAGTAATTCTAAGGTACCGGGGAAAACTTTGAAACGCAAGAGCAAAGTGATGAAGAAACTGATATGGTCAGTAATTTTGATATGTCCTGCAGTATATGCCGAATGCAGGACCTCTATGATtcgaaataatataaattgctCCAAATCCGGACCTGCAAATAGTCAGGcaagaaagaaaatgttaatTCCAAAtcttacttcaaaaaaaatagtaaatattcatttttcaGTAGTTGCCTAGTCATCTAATTTGACCAATTCTAACTTCTTGATTCAAGAATTGCAAGAGGAATAGCATAGCTTTGTACTCTATGCAGCTTCCCCCTACTTCAGTGGAGGTCATACCATATACTGAAGAGCAGAAGCATAAATTTCCCTAAAAACTTAATGCAGTTGGAAATTACATTGATTATCCCAGATATTTCTAAATGAGTATTTCACCACCATTTATGAAATCAAATCTGGAAATACAGTAGCAACAACATTTGACATGATCCGTACTGTCAATCTTTCAGCTAATTCAAGGACATTGTTACTCATTTGATAGCAGAAATATATCTTTCAGAAAGGTCATTTTGCCTTAATTCTTTTAAGTAGAAATTCTATATTAACTGAAGAAATAAAAGCTGAGGGAATTTATGTCTTGCTGCCCGAGATCATTCTACTGTCCAAAGAACAAACACGTCTAAACTACTCAGTGATGTTTTAGTACTCTGAGAGGTACCTTAAGCATTGCAGCTTAATTTCGAAATCAAGAGCTTCCTTGATGTGTTTAGCAAGGATATGTCAAGTAATTTTCCCAGGAAAGCCATTATCCATAGAAATTTGAAGATTATAAACATAAGAGTGATTTGCatacaaagaaaaccaagttaTCTATGCTAGTAAAGCATCAATTGCATGAATACTAAAGCAAGTTTATATGCAATAAATAAAACCTGGTTACTACATTAAAAGTTCCTGCACGATCAAGTTCATGAAGATTTGAACTAACAGACAAGTAATACTTACTTAAGCAACAAGAAGCTATTGACTTCAACAAAGGTGAATCCAAATTAGAGAAGTAATAAAGGCAACACAGAGAGAGTTCCTGAGAATCTCTAGGAAGCCTTATGAAAGGACCATAACATATATTTCCTGCAAGATAAAAAAGAACAGGAAACTGAGTGATACCGCTCCAAGAGTTACAGACTAAATAATGTCTTCAGCAAATTTAATTTTACCATCATCTTGACATGTGCTGTAAAACTTTAGCAATGAGTGCTGCATGTTGTCATATTCCCTTGCAAATGAAGAGTCCACCAGAGTACATTGTCCAAGGCGAAGTTGCAGATGCAACACAGCCTGTAATTTCAGGGGGAAAAGTACCCatgtaactttttttatttttttttataaataattggcCCCAAGGGGAGGGGAAAGTGGGatattcgaactagtaacttccgtTTCATGAGGCATAGCCTCCTGCCAATTGAGCTACCACTTGGGGAGGGGAAAAGTACTCATGCaattataagtaaataataaCAAACTGGAGGTGAAGATTATAACTTTAAAATATGGGGTGCCAAAAAACTACTTTTTCATCTTAACAACTTCTCCAAAAATAAACCTTTTTGCCTGATTGCTGCAACTAGAAGTGTACACAAGGTAAATTGTATGGTTACCTGGGTACAAGATGGATGCGTATCATCTAGCAAGATTAGCAAGTGAGGGAGCTCTCTTATCCAACCAATCCGATGCTCTAATATTTCTAGGCACAGCCTTTTCTCTTTCTACAATATGTACAAACATATTGGCAATAAATTGGTGAGAGAGGGACATGGTGATTCTAAGCAATTACTAAAGAATTgtgtcccaaaaacttaaaaaaaaaaaaaaaaaaaaaaaaaagaagaaagaggagaagaagCTTACAGGAATAAGCATATCTTCAATTGTAGAAAGGCATGCCAATTTCAATGAAGGCTCAAGATTCCTGAAAGTCTTGGTAAATACCTGCAATTAAATTGTTATGACTTTAACATTATCATTGGATTTCTGGTGTCTCTCAGGGAACTCTagatttataagataaataattaAACATCAACCAAAGTGCATGAAGCATGAATAGACATTCCaattaagaaagagaaaaagagagagagaaaaaagagagagagagaagaagctTACAAGAATAATCATATCTTCAATTGTAGAAAGGCATTCCAATTCCAATGAAGGCTCAAGCTTCCTGAAAGTCTTGGTAAATACCTGCAATTAAATTGTTATGACTTTAACAGTATCATTGGATTTCTGGTGTCTCTCAGGAAACTCAAGATAAATAATTAAACATCAACCAAAGTGCATGAAGCATGAATAGACATTTCAAttaagaaagacaaaaagagagagattctcTTGCTAATCAATAATTCTTAAAAGCATAAGTCAGACCTGAAGAAGACGAGATCTCCAATTGCTCTCCACTTGTGAAAAAAGTTTcggaaaaaatggaaaaagtgaaagtaaatgTTTTTCCCAGACTCCTTTACCAAACCTTGTGCCATTACAAATctgcaaaattatattaaaccagtcaaattaaaaagaaaacattttcactCATCCATACAAAATGAGCCTCTTACTTGAAACATCAGACGTCTTAACAATAACAACCTCCATATTAAATCAGAAAAGTAGGTTTTACTAAGGGGACACGTGAATGTGATTGCTCGAGAATTGGCCTTTTACTTGAAAGATAAATGACAAACTTTTGttttgtgaataaaaaaaagatttacttttttttgCAATGCATTGATAATTTGCATGTACTGAATTTACTTTTACTTGATTGGCTCTCTTTTTTtctgaaggaaagaaaaagaatctttacaatttaaCCATTTAGTAACATGAGTTGCTTAACATATTATGCATATGAATTATTTATAAGTGGTAAAACAATTGCATTGATAGAATGTTATCTAGCATTCTTATGTGCATAGGGTAATTAAGCACAAGCTTTGCACTCCATATGTtacatacaaaaaataataatttataggttaaTTTTAATGATCGCACCCACATACAGAAAATCAACTCCAACTATGTGCAATATTGCAACTACATATTTTATCATAGCCCACAAATGTTCTTAAAAAATCCATTGTCATGTTTTACTATCACTTTTCAAATCAACATTGTCATTTGACATTAATATCAATACAGCCACCCAATATCTCTATGTTTTGAAACCCACGTGGTTCATGACAATTGCTAATCAATTAAAATTGATACAGAACACAACATCTATGATTTCACCAGTTATTAGTAattggattaaataattaatcaaaaacaaaatattaggAATTTATGGCTATACCCACTCATCATAATTGTCAATTGTATTTTTACACCTCATCATAAAACTTTCTATAGATTGATTATACAAATCCACATTGGCAACATTTTTAAGACCATGCATCTTTAAAATCATATGCACATAATGGAGCAAGATTCAGACCTTTCTAAGCAGCGCATTTTCTATAAACTCTAGAAATTTCTCTCGAAATTTCTCCAACACAGCAGGAGGAGAGATCCATTCACTGAATTGCAAAAGTATTCCCATAATCAGAACGTTCAAGATAAAATATCTGTCGTCATCCTGCCaagcaaaaatagaaagaactaGACCAATTCAAAATACAAGAACAGCATTGTACCcaccataaaaataataaataataaataaatagggtCAAAGGAGATATGTCAAATTTTATCACAGAAACATATGCAAAAGAAAGGAAGTCCAATCAAAACAATTGaattaaaggagaaaaaagaatctAGCATTGTCATGTGGGAGCAAAGATAATGATCTGAAAACTTGTATTGAGGCCATACCTTTTCTGAAAGCTGCCACGTCGGATTGAGGGGAAACACTAGTAGTATCTTCTTCATTAACAATGACGAGATACTTTCATCCCACACTGTCACATCAGATTGTCCTTGAAGAAGTTGATATTCTGATTTACCCTTGTCAGtcccataaataaaaaatctgaatGTAATATCTATGCTCTGAAGTATACATAACAGACAATCAAATGACTGTGCATCAAGAAGTGGCATGGTATGAGCCGATGGAATAAAATCTTGGAAACAATTGATTAAAACTGGCACAAGATCCTTTAGTTTCTTGATGATGAGAGGAAACCCTGCACAAACAAAGCAAGCATATGCCAGGACCATGAGAACTTCAGCACGTTACTATCTCatattggagagagagaaacaaagagagagagagagagagacggtaTGAGAATGGAAGTACACGTAATAATCCTGTAATATTACTAAGTAAAGAACAAGCTAGAgaacaacaataacaataataataataataataagatgtGAACTTCACTtttctattttgctttttatatgaataaataaatttacaaaaagatgTCTTGAAAACTCATAAACCAAACAATGAAagtgatagaaaaaaaaaattataggtttCAGAATTATAAATATGGTAAATTTGATCATTGAATGGAAGCTGGTAGGGTGAGCTATAATATCTAATTCCAGggatgaaagaaaatttttaacaatGAAAGATTTGATTATTCCTGTTACCATCAGTGCAATATTAGGCAATTAATCtaagtaaagttctcctacgttatcaaaaaaaaaaaatattaggcaCCCATTTTTATGATCATGCAAGTTATATTCTTTTATGACGAGGAACCCTTCCAAAGCAGGGCCATTTCATGTACTCACCCCTATCGGGTAAATCTAGGACCCGTACAAAGCTCTACCCCCTCCACACGAACCAAGTAATATTCTTCGCCGGCAGGCTGGCCCCAATAAATTGTTTGCGCCCAAGAAGATTCAAACCTTGGACCTAATGGAAATATCCTAGGCCCCTACCatttgagccaaccccttggggtcaTCATTGCCCTAAATCAATCACTGAATgctgacataaaaaaaatataaatacaagaAAGGTAAAAGATGCTTTCACATACCAGCAGATTTTGTAGACACATCAGGCTCAAAAACATGTAACATTCCTTGTCCAGCATCATTCTATTAAATTAAGGAAAGCATTAGGATTTGATATCACCCAAATAAATTAGAGAAACATGTAACTTATTGAACTTTAGAGGAAAACATTGATTGTGAAAGTTGTAGACATCACAATCCTTACGAGGTAAGACTCATAACTAAACAAGGAAAACCAAAGATGACCATCATCACACAGCACTATCCCAttaattctcttcttttttttttttttttgatagataaTGTTGCATATATCAAAAAAGCACAAATttaaaggggcgcaacccaattATACAGGAAGTATAACAAAGAGCGCCTAAGTGCacccaaaataaaaacttgagCTCACACGGAGCACCCACAATTGCATGCAAAGTTTCAAGAGTAAAATATAGTTATGAAAAGATAGAAGACAATGATTCATCAAAAGATAAAagacaacacacaaaacaactGGTACATTTGCAATTGATAATTAGAATGTACTTTTTCACATGAGTCAACTTCTTTGTTATTACATGGCACCAGTGACAAGCATAGCAGCAAGCCAGCAAGAACATTCTTGAGTTTTCCCTTGTCCTGTAAATAGAACTGGTTGTTCCGTAGAATGTCCCCATAATTTTGAAGAATCTGTTGATGAAGCAAACATTAAAATctttaagaaaatgtcaaaaccaaaaacaatatgATTAAACTTAAAAGAATCACTCTAGTTCCTTTGAAATCAGACTGATTAGCATCCAAAAGCAGACATTTTAAAGGAAACCTCAAACAAGGGTAAAAATGACTTCAATAtatgcattttccttttttgctaTTTGACCATAACCTCAATGGGAATGGAACCTGTTACCTCACTCACTATCTTATAATATCTGGGTGGATATGGCATAAGCCATTAGAGCTAATGACCCAGAAAAAACAGCATGGCTTCTCAAATTGCTTAGATCAGAAAGATTTCAAGAGACAAATGCTAATAACATAATCAcgcaaaaaacaaattacaaagattACCTAACAGAATCAGGTTAAGATACCTTTTCagcatacaagaaaaaagacaGTGGATGATTCTCGACAACAAGGTCAAGAAATTTGAACGCCATCAACCGAACGTCAATTGCTAAATGTGTCAttgcattaaaaatatatgcCATTATTAAGGAAATGAAAAGCTCTTGATTATCCTGGacaagaaaaacagagaaacaaaTGTCACAAAAATGGATAACTGGTGATGAGCAACAATAAATACtacaataatttttaaaaaagaaaaaagaataacctCTTTACAGGTAGGGAATATCACTGACTTAAAAAGTTGATATAGTGTTTCTCGAACCACTTTATCATCATCCCCAATTCGTTCACGCAGTTTCTCTACGACAGGATATTTGTGCAACCTCAGCTCTGCTGGATGTTTACGGAATAAATCCTTAATACCCATCAATGCATCTTCAGAGAGGAACAAAATTTGAGCTCAACTGTGAGATAGCCACTCAATACAAAAGAAAGGTTTGATGTGAACACTAAAAGCTGGATAAAACAACCAGAAAAATAAGGGCATAACTTTCAAACCTTACCAAAAAATTCCCCTCAAATCAAAAACTTCAAGATTTAAAAACCTTTAccaccaaaataatttttgtttcttacatTCTCGATATTTAAACATGGAATTGTTCTGCAAAGCCCTACCAACATCATTTGAACACTTAGGGCGATTCTTTACACTGAGAACATTTTTCACAATAATGAACACTTCCATGATAATAAGGAAGTACCTCTACGAACTTTTGGGTTGTGATGGGATGTTTGTTGAAGAAGTTCTTTCAAAGTCAAACCTTTCTTGTTCACAGCTAAACCTTCCTTTTCTGACGCCACACTCTGCTCAGGAAGAATAATTGCTGTTCATAACAAGCACAAGTAAACTTTTAGTCAATACATTCGTTTACCATTCATTGGAACAACACCAAATGCTTCAAAggtttaaaagagaaaaatatcttTCACAAGCTCTTCAGGCACTATAAAATTATACCGCCATTATAGTTaacaatcaaaaataaaaaataaaataaaaatgtaacgTAAACTAAAATGACTTTTACATAACCAATAAAATGTTaagaaaaccacaaaaaagaataaagattaAATAAAAGGTTGGGTTTTATGTGCTTCAATGAATAAAGCACAATAAAATCCTAAAGACAACTGAACATTTATGgagttttcaaagaaaaatcatgTGATATTTGAGATGATCCAATTCCCGATTcgctttaagaaaaattatcccattttgcccaaaaatttcaaattcctttaaattttttttctctgaaacAAAACTATGCCTTATTAAATCCAGTATATGCGTAACACTTACAATGAAATTTGTAATAAGAAAGACTCTTCTAGTTTATACCTTTGAATTTAATTTCAGTATTCGTAGCATTATTCGCCGGCGGCAATTTCCTGCCAATCTTTCGCTTTATTTTCTGCAGATATTCAACAAACAACATCATAAGTAAGCCTCCCCTGGATCAAACAAAAGATCAATTAAGTGTTTTGTGCTACTGCATAGATTACTACCTTGAAGTCGACTCCACGCTTTTGCTGCTTTGAAGAAGCTTTCGAACGTGTCATTTTCACTACAAAAAGCACAAACATAATTGAACGGCGTAGTCTAGGATTTTTAAACCCTAAATTTGTTTTACTTTCTATGATATGAAAATCTCAGCTGAACTAAACAAACCAGTTGCTACAGCCTACAGGCacattttaaataattagtCCTTTCCTTACTAGgttaaggctccgtttgtttcggagtaaaatattttctgggAAGTCATTTTATAGGCGTTTGGCGCGCacacaaaaaatgacaaatattttttatattttcatttaatcatattaacctataaaatgtaatttttattcaaataatttaacaaatcaaactaaaaattatgtttaattaaaatatacaaattaactaacaataatcacataattaaaatatacaaattctTATTTGGTCAATACAATCTTTTCTGCTTCCATAAAGAATACTATCCATATATTTTCCTCTTTCATACTCTCGATTAACATGAGGTTCCCTACGTAATAATCTCCTAGATCTAATATCTTCTAACAACCCCAACAACAAGAACAGATGCAACTGTGGCTATAACTGCCGAAAGAATTGTTTCATCCATCtacaaacaacacaaaaatgGAGCCAATCCTAAGTGAGAGAAGCAATACGCAAAAATGCaatcaatttgatattttttcctCAAGAtctaaacaaaacaattaaaatttgataattcatgaaccaaacaaagcaaaaataaGTTGTAGAAATAGATCAATCCCTCTTATAAAACTAATGGTAATAACATGGTGACGAATCTccaaaattacttatttaagtACTAAATCATGGAAGAGTATCTGGTTTGTTTGAATAAAGTTCAAAGATTAAAGTTGACCTTTTGGAAACCTATAACCGTTAAGAAAATGTTCCATTGACTCTGAAGGATTTGTTACTTGATGAAAACTTGAAATATACacgcacatatatatacatgtatgtCAAATTGTTTTCTCTGTcacaacaaattgaaaaatatctaAAGATTGCAGCTGGACAGGAGTTACTGAAATGGGGATCGTGGTCATTTGGTAAAAGCCATTTGCTACTTCCTTATAATAAATTATGGAATTCAAGGTTTAATCTCCTATCAGCTATATGACCAAGTAAAATTGTTAGCCTAATTGCAACCCCTCATTTACAGATCAATTGACTGCAACAAGAGAGAGATTCTCAGATGCAAGTCAATGTGTAGAAATTGATATGGGCGTACAACTATCTGATATGGTGGTGATCAAATGCAGAAATGCCTACTGAATGGAAGCTAGCTTGATCTTCTAATGATGACAAATTTGGGCACAATGATGGTGGTTGTCCCAAGAAGGGAACTGTTAGATAGAAAAGGATCCCTAAAGGAACCATCCAAGCAATAGAAGATAACAATGGAACTTTAGATGgaaaaaagaggaagagaaaCTTAGGCAGGAGCTTGCAACAGAACTCAGAAAGGCTTAGAGGACAGGTTAGGAGAAAAATTTTGAGCTACTGGAATTTTTCAGCTGGAGTTGAGAAgcaaatgaaatgaaagttgGATAAAGACTCAGGTCATCAAATTGATAGAAAAAAAGGTTCAGTGTCTGAGCTCATAGCACTGGATAATAAAACACAGAACATAAATAATTGGTATAGAGGAGGATCAAAAGTACTTGACCATTGATAACCGACACCCCAAAACATACTACAATGGAAGTAGACCAATAGTCTCAAGAGAAAATAATGAGGCTAAAAGGGGTAAAAGTGAATAGAAGACAATATTCTAAAAGGGGCAAAAGTGAATAGAAGACAATATTCACTTGGTCTCTGTTTTCTGGGTGTAGAAGACAATATTGTCTTCCTTAACAGTTTATTCTGTAATGCATTGGCTCAGCAGATTCTTTGGTGACAGTAG
Above is a genomic segment from Corylus avellana chromosome ca9, CavTom2PMs-1.0 containing:
- the LOC132162022 gene encoding uncharacterized protein LOC132162022 isoform X2, with product MGIKDLFRKHPAELRLHKYPVVEKLRERIGDDDKVVRETLYQLFKSVIFPTCKEDNQELFISLIMAYIFNAMTHLAIDVRLMAFKFLDLVVENHPLSFFLYAEKILQNYGDILRNNQFYLQDKGKLKNVLAGLLLCLSLVPCNNKEVDSCEKNDAGQGMLHVFEPDVSTKSAGFPLIIKKLKDLVPVLINCFQDFIPSAHTMPLLDAQSFDCLLCILQSIDITFRFFIYGTDKGKSEYQLLQGQSDVTVWDESISSLLMKKILLVFPLNPTWQLSEKDDDRYFILNVLIMGILLQFSEWISPPAVLEKFREKFLEFIENALLRKICNGTRFGKGVWEKHLLSLFPFFPKLFSQVESNWRSRLLQVFTKTFRKLEPSLELECLSTIEDMIILVFTKTFRNLEPSLKLACLSTIEDMLIPKEKRLCLEILEHRIGWIRELPHLLILLDDTHPSCTQAVLHLQLRLGQCTLVDSSFAREYDNMQHSLLKFYSTCQDDGNICYGPFIRLPRDSQELSLCCLYYFSNLDSPLLKSIASCCLSPDLEQFILFRIIEVLHSAYTAGHIKITDHISFFITLLLRFKVFPGNVYSILESDTKIRNRGTFKLLTNVVCSNLSQIGDNSLVFQILEKVTLEQILLKPPLDNACAMLRMLAMLDSKPTRLSEQSVITLSNFLLGYLIDVVHCIQEDHEEPNVSIPTLRYYLIPCFFFFDRSRKLLDLVLKMMGSLITDSSSSLFPPKYATDCSSRINAIVSVLILMHKDVKVQQIISSLKPEIDHILQKILSFQSSEAISMTMEERHKIQCAFDQLKVLTSTSANGTPAI
- the LOC132162022 gene encoding uncharacterized protein LOC132162022 isoform X1, which encodes MTRSKASSKQQKRGVDFKKIKRKIGRKLPPANNATNTEIKFKAIILPEQSVASEKEGLAVNKKGLTLKELLQQTSHHNPKVRRDALMGIKDLFRKHPAELRLHKYPVVEKLRERIGDDDKVVRETLYQLFKSVIFPTCKEDNQELFISLIMAYIFNAMTHLAIDVRLMAFKFLDLVVENHPLSFFLYAEKILQNYGDILRNNQFYLQDKGKLKNVLAGLLLCLSLVPCNNKEVDSCEKNDAGQGMLHVFEPDVSTKSAGFPLIIKKLKDLVPVLINCFQDFIPSAHTMPLLDAQSFDCLLCILQSIDITFRFFIYGTDKGKSEYQLLQGQSDVTVWDESISSLLMKKILLVFPLNPTWQLSEKDDDRYFILNVLIMGILLQFSEWISPPAVLEKFREKFLEFIENALLRKICNGTRFGKGVWEKHLLSLFPFFPKLFSQVESNWRSRLLQVFTKTFRKLEPSLELECLSTIEDMIILVFTKTFRNLEPSLKLACLSTIEDMLIPKEKRLCLEILEHRIGWIRELPHLLILLDDTHPSCTQAVLHLQLRLGQCTLVDSSFAREYDNMQHSLLKFYSTCQDDGNICYGPFIRLPRDSQELSLCCLYYFSNLDSPLLKSIASCCLSPDLEQFILFRIIEVLHSAYTAGHIKITDHISFFITLLLRFKVFPGNVYSILESDTKIRNRGTFKLLTNVVCSNLSQIGDNSLVFQILEKVTLEQILLKPPLDNACAMLRMLAMLDSKPTRLSEQSVITLSNFLLGYLIDVVHCIQEDHEEPNVSIPTLRYYLIPCFFFFDRSRKLLDLVLKMMGSLITDSSSSLFPPKYATDCSSRINAIVSVLILMHKDVKVQQIISSLKPEIDHILQKILSFQSSEAISMTMEERHKIQCAFDQLKVLTSTSANGTPAI